From the genome of Gemmatimonadaceae bacterium:
GCGATCATTCGCGACGCCGCGGCGGCGTTGCGGCGCGGTGAGCTCGTGGCATTTCCCACCGAGACGGTCTACGGGCTGGGCGCCAACGCGCTCGACGCCGGCGCGGTCGATCGGATTTACGCCGCGAAGGGTCGGCCGAGCTACAACCCATTGATCGTGCATCTCGCGCGCGCTGAAGAGGCGCAAGCAGTCGTGGCCGCATGGCCGCAAGCAGCGGAGACTTTGGCGCGCGCGTTCTGGCCCGGACCGCTGACGCTCGTGCTGCCGAAGCGCGAGACCGTGCCTGATGCCGTCACCGCCGGTTTGACGTCGGTCGGCGTTCGCGTCCCCCGACATCCGGTAGCGCACGCGCTGCTCGTCGCCGCGGAGATTCCTGTGGCGGCTCCGAGCGCGAATCGTTCGATGCAGGTTTCGCCGACGACTGGCGCGCACGTCGAGAAATCGTTGGCGGACGCGCAGGGACTCATCCTGGACGCCGGTTCGACGCCGGTTGGCATCGAGTCGACGGTGGTTGACCTCACCGGCGATACGCCAACGCTATTGCGACCGGGTACGATCTCGCTCCCCGAGCTCGAGGCGATCGTCGGGCCGATGCTGATCGCGACCGCGCACGCCGGAAGCGAAGCGCGACGGTCGCCCGGCATGCTCGACAAACACTACGCGCCGCGCGCACGCGTACTGCTGGTGGATGCGGACGACGTCGGCGTGCGCCTCGAGCACGAACGCGCGAAGGTGCAGCGGGCCGGCGCGATGATTCTGCGCGCGGACGTCGAGCCGGCGCGGACCACCGTTCGCATGCCGGCGAGTGCCGCCGCGTACGCATCGCAACTGTACAACACCCTGCACGTGCTCGACGACATGGGCTGCGACGTGATCGTCATCGAGCGGGTGCCCGACGGGCCGGAGTGGTTGGGCGTCCGCGACCGGCTCGAACGCGCGGCAGGTTGACGCAGCGATCTCGCGCGCCTAGCGCGTGTAGATCCTCACGCGCCACGCCGTCAACTTCGCAGTGCCGTCAGCGGATCGACGCGAACGGCGCGGCGGAGTGGTAAATAGCACGCCACGCCCGCGA
Proteins encoded in this window:
- a CDS encoding L-threonylcarbamoyladenylate synthase, which codes for MRRIEVDPLRPDEAIIRDAAAALRRGELVAFPTETVYGLGANALDAGAVDRIYAAKGRPSYNPLIVHLARAEEAQAVVAAWPQAAETLARAFWPGPLTLVLPKRETVPDAVTAGLTSVGVRVPRHPVAHALLVAAEIPVAAPSANRSMQVSPTTGAHVEKSLADAQGLILDAGSTPVGIESTVVDLTGDTPTLLRPGTISLPELEAIVGPMLIATAHAGSEARRSPGMLDKHYAPRARVLLVDADDVGVRLEHERAKVQRAGAMILRADVEPARTTVRMPASAAAYASQLYNTLHVLDDMGCDVIVIERVPDGPEWLGVRDRLERAAG